Sequence from the Ziziphus jujuba cultivar Dongzao chromosome 9, ASM3175591v1 genome:
aagaaaaataataaaaagacatACATTGATCTAAACAAAAAGAGTGAAAATCATTGAAATACCAAAAGGAAATATACAAGTACAAAATTGCTAGAAATGTCAAAGGAATTCAGCAACACTTGCTTCCCTAATTTTTTACTGATCAACTCCTTCATCCTCTCCACAGCATATATGGAGCAAGTCCATAGCTTAACTTCCTCCTCACTGCCTGaatctatttcattattagccACAATCAATTTGGCAAGCTTTGAACTGTATTTCAGCACGTCAAGTTGCTGAAGAACCGCTGGAACAATATAATCGACCATAATAGTAATGCATATCCTTGGCCTTGGAATGCACCCCACAAATCTGTGGCAGATATTTGTTCTCTTTTGTACAAGAATATTTGCTGTCCTTTGTACACTAAGTGATCCTAGAAGCCTAGAACATTTAAAGGAAGTCAATATACAGAACTAGTTTCATTTACATATAGCCCTTAGAAACTTTTTATGCAGCCATctaaatgtatttttctatgTAACAACTTGGTACATATGAcataaaaccttaaaacaatGAGTTTTCAAACAAAACCTTACATGAATGCATTACAAAGCAAGTATTGTGTGCTAAGTGACAATAGATATATCTTTCTACACTCATGTAACCTTTTATAAAGGGGGTAACCCAATCAAGCCCAAGCATGTGAAATTTCAGACAACATTCCTATAGTATCAGACTTACAAACCTATATTAATCATAATGAGAAACAAGATCATATGCAATTGAATAAGAAATTAActtatttcttaaataaaataaatgttgttTACCTTAACTTTGTAGTCAGGATAGTCATTGAGAGCCTTAAGGAAGGAAGGAGTGTTGACCTTAGCAATCCAACGAGCAGCAACAACTATCCCAGAATATGAAAATCCCACCATCATGCAAAATAAAAGAGAGGAAAGGTACCACTACACCACTAGCTGTTGTTAGTGTATCTTTGATGCTATGGGTTCCATAAATCAATAAAAGGAAGcattttgaatctttatcaaAGGAAGcattttgaatctttatcacATATAATTGTGAAAGTAGGCTTCAGGAGCTGCAAGCATTATATTACTCAGTAACTGATACTAACCCACATCCAAATCTAGATCAGAAAGCCTAATTCAAGGGTAATTTAGGCATTCTGATTAAGAATGATTTGAAGCTATACATACCCCAGCTTTGGGCTTCTGAAGGAGCACATCTTCTTGAGAGTAGCCAGTGGATTCTTAAAACACCAGGAACGGCTTCTTTGAGAAAAGAATATACACTTGCAACTTGCAGATACAATGCCTTaagaaataattcaattcagcaattatttcaGGCCTTTGAGCTCTACATTGTCGGTATCAGCATATAAATTTGCAAGTTGCAAATTACCCTACAATGCACCAATTACATATCAAGGCCACCGATATAGCAATATTAGCTAAGAATTCAcacagaaaaaattaaaaagacgtaaatttgatttttcacggaggaaaggaaaaaagaggtCGAGCAGGATTTTTAATGGGATTATTTGTGGGTTTTCTCAggcaagaagaaagaaaggaaagcagAGGTGCAGGAACTCGGAATTATTGGCTTTGAGaatgagaaaaggaaagtaaagtaattttttgtttttattagggGCAAAATAGGAAGCaaggggtagataaaaaaactTGACAAAGAAGGGGTAAATATCATTAACCCTAAAACCCTTGTGTGTTTGGTTTGTTGGATTGGCCAGGATTGGATGGGACACAGTCCCAGTCTGCTGTTTGGTTGATCATTTTGAGCTCGGGACAGATGTAACCGAAACAGTAAATTAATCCCAAATGATCAGGACACAGCTGACCCGTCTCTCCCCCTAGGtcatttttgtcccaaactcaAAAAGCCCTTGTTCTCTCGCTTATCGTTGCCTCGCATGGAAGATCAAAGGAAAAATCACAGCTCGGTTGGTGAGTATCTCTATCTACATCTCTATATCTGTTTTCTTCTCTGCATCTCTATCTGTTTTCTTCTCTATTTCTTCCTGTATTGTGACATTTCTTCGTATAGGCCATCTACTATAGTCGATCTGGAGAAAGGGCTTCCATTTGCAAGCAAAACCCCAAACTGCAAAGAACCCAGGTAAGTGTCATCTGTCTCTCCTCTCTGTGTTGTTGTCGTGGGATCTCGCCgatatatctttaaaaaaaaaaaaatttgcttaaaAATGTTACCCAAAAAATCGTTAGTTTTTTCTCTGCCTGTGGgaaatttttttccctcaatttgtgttttctttCGGGTTGGGAAAGGGCTTCCATCTCCTCTCTGTTTTATGTTGTCATGGGTGTGGATTTGAAACCCACTTTTGATCTCTCACCGAGATATCTGCATATACAGATGTTTTCTAACCATTTCCATTTTTGTTCTCAAAAAAACTTGCATTTTTTGGTTCATgttttaaaacccaaaaatctagtttttcctttcttctttctgGTGATGCGATAGACTAATTGCCTCTTGTTCCCAAACTCGTGTATAGGCCATCTTATAGGCGGATTCCATTTGCAAGCAAAGCCCCAAACTGCAAAGAACCCAGGTAAGTTTCATCTGTCTCTCCTCTCTGTTTTGTTGTCGTGGGATCTGTCTCTCCTCTCCTCTCTGTTTTGTTGTCGTGCAAAGAACCCCAAATTGTTAGTTTTTTCTCTGCATTTGTGAAATTTTATTTCCCCCAATACAAATTATTGCACCCAAGATAATCTGCAAATTTTACACACTGCCTGATGGGttccaaaacaaaaaccttCACCTAAACACTTTCACTctatattttcacaaaaaaaaatatactgaATTTTTATGATAGGACTGTGTTAAGCATTATTACTGATAGGACTTGAAAATGGTAAGGCTACACAGATCAGGATGAACAGCAAAATAGTTTTCTTCTGCTCTGTGTTTCGTTGTTTAGATTTATTCCTGTACGCTTTAGTGGAGAAGCTCTTGCGAGTCTCTTTGCTGCACGGGGCAGTAACAACAAACCACACATTGCAGATATTAGTTTCCAAATCACAGCAGAATTTGCCAAAATGCTTGCAACTATTTCTAAATGTATGATGTATATTTATCTCTATGGCACTTGTGTTGTGCATTTTTATGAACAAAATATCctatttttgaaattcaaatggtCATGGTGTATCTCTCATCTGTCTTGCTGCACAGTGGAACAATATGTTTCTTTATGatgaagtattaaaaattcaccTATTTCGTAGAAGAGCTCGTTAATATTTTCTGCAGTCTTTGCTGATGTTTCAATGAAGAACATTCCATTCTCTTGAGCATATTGCTCCCCCTCCTGCAATCATTTacaataagttaaaaaaatattgaaagtttttACAATGAAAGTTTTGGACTGATATAGCTGTGCTTCAAACTACGTTAAAGATGTTATGCTACTTTCATGCACACcgtgtaaaaatattgaaataatacgAGGCGTTATGCTAAAATTAATtccttaaaataatacaattttaaaagtaaaagaaaacgaGCTATAAAGGTGTGTTTCATCGTTGACCACTGCAAAttacagaaaaaaatatattgaccaTGATCattaaataaactataatatatatatatatatatatattgatcattACAGTCATGTAtgcttataattaaaaaattcatcct
This genomic interval carries:
- the LOC107419466 gene encoding uncharacterized protein LOC107419466, whose protein sequence is MTILTTKLRLLGSLSVQRTANILVQKRTNICHRFVGCIPRPRICITIMVDYIVPAVLQQLDVLKYSSKLAKLIVANNEIDSGSEEEVKLWTCSIYAVERMKELISKKLGKQVLLNSFDISSNFVLVYFLLVFQ